Within the Cinclus cinclus chromosome 12, bCinCin1.1, whole genome shotgun sequence genome, the region CCCAGCCCTTCTGGACTGTGTCTTTTTAATGCTATGTAGGAATTCAGACATTTAACTGTTCACTAAGACCTTGGAGAGCTTCTCCATGAATAAAACTGCTGAGCCCTGACACCCAGGGTGGTGTCCCACCCTCACAGTCCCACATTTCTGCAGTGCATGGGCAGGAGACTCCACGTTCTTCATCTCCCAGCTACATCCTTAAACTAGTTCAGACATTCAAAGGTCAAACTAGGAATACAGTGATTTCAAACCATGTTTTCTGATCCTTGCCAGAGGTGAGTGCATCTCCGAAGGTGGGATTTCCTGGATAATTGAAGCTCCCATCTATTTTTGCTACAAAGTGGTAGAAACATACAACATTCTGGAACCCTCTAACACTACTCTGCTCTGGGGTCACATCACTGACCCCCAGCAAATTGAGTTCGCCACCGCCAGCAAGAGGAAACTGCGGCGCTTTATCGTCATCGACGAAGTCGTCGACAAACTTTATGGCTCCAAAGTCAGAGAATACTTTGAAGAGAACAATGTCCAGCACAAAATCCTCTCCCTGCCGACCACCGAAGAAACAAAATCCATGGACTTGGTGTTGAACATCTTGCACGAGGTCCAGAACTTCAGCCTGGACCGGCGGACGGAGCCCATCATCGCCATCGGTGGGGGCGTGTGCCTGGACATCGTCGGCCTCGCCGCGTCGCTCTATCGAAGACGCACCCCTTACATTCGGGTCCCCACCACCCTCCTCTCCTACGTGGATGCCAGTGTGGGGGCAAAGAATGGGGTGAACTTTCTGCAGTGTAAGAACAAGCTCGGGGGCTACACCCCTCCCGTGGCGAGTTTTCTGGACAGATCCTTCATCCAGAGCATCCCTCGGCGACACATCTCCAACGGCCTTGGGGAAATTTTAAAGGTACGAGCTTTTGCAACTGCAGTTTTTCAAACCTGAAGTCAtacaatggtttgggttggacgGGAGCTTTGGAGGTTACCAAATCCAATCCCCCTGTGataagcagggacatctttcactagatATGGTAGTTTAAAGCTCCATGCAACATattcttgaatatttccaggagTGGGACATCTACCAGTTCTCTGGAAAACCCATTTCAGGGTTTCACTACCCCTGttgtaaaaaatttcttcctcacAATAAGCCTGAATCTATCTTCTTTCACTTTAAACTACtatcccttgtcctgtcacaacAGGCCCTACTATAAAGTCTGTCCTCATCTTTCTTGCCCTTTTTAAGTATTGAAAAGTAAAATGCCTAGAAGCATCCATGGCACTGCATAAACAACTTAGAGGAATCAAGGTGAGTCATCAAGGGTGCATTTAACTCTCATTGAGTCTACATCTATTTTTTACAGCTGCTAAATTTGTTAGGACATCCCTTACACTCAGTGTCCAGTGCTAACCCTGCAGAGGAAACTCCAAAACTCATGGACAGACACAGCAAAAACTCACAGGAGACACAgcaaaaacaggaaagaaaagcttcATCTTTCCACTGAGGTTGATCCATAGCACTCTGTAATGAACTCCTGGCAGAGAATCTGAGGCTCATTATGATGGGGATTAATAATCTGCAAGATCATTTGCACCTACCTCAGTGGGTATGTCGAGTGTGGTCAATCAATCTCCTCCGAGGCAAATTCTACTTCTAAAATTACCTGGAAAGTGCACAGTAAATGGCTTTATGTCTGGAGAGCTTTGGAAACTTTTGATAAAGCAGAGTTTAAGCTATTAAAGTGTATTAGAGATGAGTTCATCAACAGCAATTTTCAGTGCTTGCACAGTGAGAAATCCCCAGGATATGTGGAGGTTTCTGGCAGGCACTGTGAAATCCTCAGGTCACCATTCCCCATTGCAAGGGTGGGGCAAATGCCTGAgtcagagaggggaaaaatctGTTCTTCTAACAAGGATATCACTTCGAAACCCTCATATTCCCTATACTGCAGTGTTTCCCCTCCTTCCATTGCCCAAAGAGCAATCCCAAGGATGAGATTAGTTGTCCTGGGATTTGCCACCAcccagtccctgtcctggggatggTCACCATCCAGTCCTGAGTTTCCTTCCAGGCACACAAATAACCAAAGCTCATTACAAACCACTTGTTGGGCTATGGGAGCACACAGCAAACCCCCCTCACAtgggcagagctgcacagcagcaggggaACCAGAGCTCCCATCATCTCTGCCATTTTACCAGAGTCCCACTGGGCATTTCCACACTGTCTTTTGTGCACACCTTCACTCAGCACAGCTGACAATGTGTGACACACCACTGGGTCACATTCCCTAGAGACCTGCTGAATTCACCCTAAATACATTTGTGCTAAGCAGGAACTATGCCTACAGAAACATCTTTTCAGGTTACAGAGGCACAACTTGTCCATGCACCACATGTGCAGGTGTTTCTTTGCTAGTGTATAACATTATTGCAGTCCGATCTACCGAAACACTCAAGTTTCCAACAACACATACAAAGATCAGACAATAAACCTTAATTATCTCTTCTTTGTCCCAGATGGCCCTCATGAAACACAAAGGGCTCTTTGACCTGCTCAAGAACCATGGTAAATACCTACTGGACACCAAATTCCAGTCTTGCAATGGCTTTGCTGACCACAGGGATGCTGCACTGCAGACTACCAGGATTGCCATTGAAACCATGCTGGAAGAGCTGGCTCCCAACCTCTGGGAGGATGACCTGGACAGACTGGTTGATTTTGGCCACCTTATTAGCCCAGAGCTGGAAATGGTGAGTGACAGACCTTATATTACAATATCCACTTCAAAGatagaacattaaaaaaaccccaataggCTGCATGAAAACCTTGTGAAAAGGAGCTGAGATAAACTCCAGATTTGCACATGCTACCCCAGATCACCCAGCACACCAGCCGTGTCAAAGGGActccttctcctgccctgtTTCCCCTCCATGCTCCCACCCATTTCCAATTCAGACCTCACTCCAGTTGTTCCTTCTTACTGGGCACTTACTGAAGctcaaagaaaac harbors:
- the LOC134048869 gene encoding 2-epi-5-epi-valiolone synthase-like, coding for MLVTEEACAPAVPEATMAQEPKQTDFQLVRVKSTWSRIKKGEDLSNNEDEITHSEAKIGECISEGGISWIIEAPIYFCYKVVETYNILEPSNTTLLWGHITDPQQIEFATASKRKLRRFIVIDEVVDKLYGSKVREYFEENNVQHKILSLPTTEETKSMDLVLNILHEVQNFSLDRRTEPIIAIGGGVCLDIVGLAASLYRRRTPYIRVPTTLLSYVDASVGAKNGVNFLQCKNKLGGYTPPVASFLDRSFIQSIPRRHISNGLGEILKMALMKHKGLFDLLKNHGKYLLDTKFQSCNGFADHRDAALQTTRIAIETMLEELAPNLWEDDLDRLVDFGHLISPELEMSVLPSLMHGEAVNIDMAFMTYVAHVRGLLDAEEKEQILQCMRGLELPVWHSGCSWDLIQRALQERLKHSGGQPRMPLPTGLGVADIFNDTSEETLERAYKLWVKDCQTVLEEELQAQGDGPAPGLNCLPL